One Weissella coleopterorum DNA segment encodes these proteins:
- the polA gene encoding DNA polymerase I — protein sequence MEKPKLLLIDGNSLAFRAFYALINQVDRFVNHDGLHTNALVGFNNLLDGIVDPFEPDKALVAWDAGKTTFRTNAYDNYKGNRDKTPQELVEQFEPMREMVRLHGITNYELPDYEADDIIGTMAKAGVAAGYNVTIVTGDRDMRQLVADNITVWITKKGISEIDKYTPNEVSDVYGGLTPDQVVEVKGLQGDPSDNYPGVPGIGEKTAIKLIQEYNTIPELYAQIDDMKASKRKENLIQYQDDAFLSRDLARIRTDAPVTIQLEDLIYQGIQYQDLIPFYQHLDFKQQLVKLANQGYTIAGARESVQEKQVLNVVPLTANNLAHVELLTDDVDFYLELDGDNYHRAAIVGFVLGNQKQGYLASRDLELLTQATPVRKVLENKAVKKNVFNAKETFVALHRYNVNLVGVDFDLLLVSYLLNVNDNSNDLGTVAHEHNYFDVQSDDEVYGKGAKFAILENDTDFFEHLGRKVQAIGALKAPLTQKLVEHEQTDLYTEIELPLTFVLAQMEMTGITVNAERLLGMQSKLTERLSELEQTIHQQAGHEFNIQSPKQLGVILFEEMGLKPLKKTKTGYSTSVEVLEQMTDVPIVASILQYRQLAKILSTYVDGLLRVIHGSDSKVHTRYLQTLTQTGRLSSVDPNLQNIPVRVEEGRQIRAAFEPEQKGWSLLSADYSQIELRVLAHITDDEIMRQAFINDEDIHAATARRIFGLDPDAVVDGNLRRQAKAVNFGIVYGISDFGLAKNIGTDRKTAKNIIETYLLEYSGVKSWTEKIVLDAREKGYVETLSHRRRYLPDIKAKSFNARSFAERTAMNTPIQGSAADIIKIAMIKMQKALDQQNLKSKMLLQVHDELIFEVPEEELELMHQLVPEVMDSAVKLTVPLKVETHEGKTWYDAK from the coding sequence ATGGAAAAGCCAAAATTATTATTAATTGACGGAAATTCACTTGCTTTTCGTGCATTTTATGCACTAATAAATCAAGTTGATCGCTTCGTCAATCATGATGGGTTGCACACAAATGCACTTGTAGGATTTAATAATCTCTTAGATGGCATTGTGGATCCATTTGAGCCAGATAAGGCCCTCGTTGCGTGGGATGCTGGAAAAACGACCTTTCGGACCAATGCGTACGATAACTATAAAGGTAATCGCGATAAGACCCCCCAAGAGTTAGTTGAACAATTTGAACCAATGCGTGAAATGGTACGATTACATGGTATTACTAACTATGAATTACCCGATTATGAGGCCGATGATATTATTGGGACAATGGCTAAAGCAGGGGTTGCGGCTGGATATAATGTCACCATCGTAACTGGGGATCGCGATATGCGCCAATTAGTGGCCGATAATATTACGGTTTGGATCACTAAAAAGGGAATTTCCGAAATAGATAAATATACGCCAAACGAAGTGTCTGACGTCTATGGTGGGCTAACTCCAGATCAAGTGGTCGAAGTCAAAGGACTGCAAGGCGATCCATCCGATAATTATCCTGGTGTTCCGGGGATTGGCGAGAAGACGGCGATCAAATTAATTCAAGAATATAATACGATTCCCGAACTATATGCCCAAATTGATGACATGAAAGCATCTAAGCGAAAAGAAAATTTAATTCAGTATCAAGATGACGCGTTTCTTTCACGTGATTTAGCTCGAATTAGAACGGATGCCCCAGTTACGATCCAATTAGAAGATCTAATATATCAAGGAATCCAGTATCAGGACTTAATTCCCTTTTATCAACATCTGGATTTTAAACAACAATTAGTTAAATTGGCTAATCAAGGATATACCATTGCTGGAGCACGAGAAAGTGTGCAAGAAAAACAGGTTCTAAATGTGGTTCCTTTAACAGCCAATAATTTAGCTCATGTTGAATTATTAACTGATGATGTCGATTTTTATTTGGAATTAGATGGCGATAACTATCATCGAGCGGCAATTGTTGGTTTCGTGTTAGGGAATCAAAAACAAGGGTATCTAGCAAGTCGTGATTTAGAATTATTAACGCAAGCAACACCTGTTCGAAAAGTTCTAGAAAATAAAGCAGTTAAGAAAAATGTCTTTAATGCCAAAGAAACGTTTGTAGCCTTGCACCGTTATAATGTTAATTTAGTTGGCGTTGATTTTGATTTATTATTAGTTTCTTATCTGTTAAATGTAAATGATAATAGTAATGATTTAGGAACAGTTGCCCATGAACATAACTATTTTGATGTCCAATCAGATGACGAAGTTTATGGAAAAGGGGCTAAATTTGCGATTTTGGAAAATGATACCGACTTTTTTGAACATTTAGGTAGAAAAGTCCAAGCAATCGGCGCCTTGAAAGCGCCACTAACACAAAAATTAGTAGAACACGAACAAACCGATTTATATACTGAAATTGAGCTACCCTTAACATTTGTTCTCGCCCAAATGGAAATGACCGGAATTACAGTTAATGCAGAACGCTTATTAGGCATGCAGTCGAAATTAACCGAACGGCTTTCTGAATTAGAACAAACAATCCATCAACAGGCAGGTCATGAATTTAATATTCAATCTCCTAAGCAGTTAGGGGTAATTTTATTTGAAGAGATGGGACTGAAGCCTTTAAAAAAGACCAAAACTGGTTATTCAACATCAGTTGAGGTCTTAGAACAAATGACAGACGTACCAATTGTTGCTTCAATCTTACAATATCGACAATTAGCTAAGATTTTATCGACGTATGTAGATGGTCTATTAAGAGTGATCCATGGCAGTGATTCCAAAGTGCATACGCGTTACTTACAAACTTTGACACAGACAGGACGTCTATCATCAGTCGATCCTAATCTACAGAATATTCCGGTTCGCGTAGAAGAGGGACGTCAAATTCGAGCAGCCTTTGAACCGGAGCAAAAGGGTTGGTCCTTATTAAGTGCTGATTATTCACAAATTGAATTAAGAGTCCTAGCGCATATTACGGATGACGAAATAATGCGTCAAGCTTTTATAAATGATGAGGATATTCATGCTGCTACAGCTCGTCGAATCTTTGGTTTGGATCCGGACGCTGTAGTTGATGGCAATTTAAGACGACAGGCTAAGGCAGTGAATTTTGGAATAGTTTATGGTATTTCTGATTTTGGATTAGCTAAGAATATTGGAACTGATCGAAAAACAGCTAAAAATATCATTGAAACTTATCTTTTGGAATATAGCGGGGTTAAAAGTTGGACAGAAAAAATTGTCTTAGATGCCCGTGAAAAAGGCTATGTTGAGACGCTATCGCACCGCCGCCGTTATTTACCAGACATCAAAGCAAAAAGTTTTAATGCGCGTAGTTTTGCTGAAAGAACAGCTATGAATACTCCAATTCAAGGTTCAGCAGCTGATATCATTAAAATTGCTATGATAAAAATGCAAAAGGCACTGGATCAACAAAATTTGAAATCAAAAATGTTGCTACAGGTTCATGATGAATTGATTTTTGAAGTTCCAGAAGAGGAATTAGAATTAATGCATCAATTAGTCCCCGAAGTAATGGATTCAGCAGTTAAATTAACAGTTCCATTAAAAGTTGAAACGCACGAGGGTAAGACTTGGTATGATGCAAAATAA
- a CDS encoding bifunctional hydroxymethylpyrimidine kinase/phosphomethylpyrimidine kinase, with the protein MMQNNISNPPAIVLTIAGSDSIAGGGIQADLATFNEYNLFGVSAITSIVTVMPTNFDIHAEDAILLAAQLESIQTNFTLAGVKLGLIPDLEQMAVVLNFLQKLEKSIPIVVDPVLVFKEAHAPQMDAIRTFYLDHLFPLATVITPNLVEAEMLTQQKIKSPADLVHSAQVLKRNGAKNIVVKGGRRLDSKQALDVLVTERNEVEILSDPIILNNFNNGAGCTFSAAILSELVQNHNIIPAVQQAKIFVKNGISHGIAIKNNLGNVWQGANRHV; encoded by the coding sequence ATGATGCAAAATAATATTAGTAATCCGCCAGCAATTGTGTTAACTATTGCTGGTTCAGACAGTATTGCAGGGGGCGGCATTCAAGCTGACTTAGCTACATTTAATGAATATAATTTATTCGGAGTTAGCGCCATTACGAGTATTGTGACGGTTATGCCCACGAATTTTGACATTCATGCAGAGGATGCGATATTATTAGCCGCTCAATTAGAATCAATTCAAACGAATTTTACTTTAGCCGGCGTTAAATTAGGGTTAATTCCAGACTTGGAACAGATGGCTGTTGTTCTAAACTTTTTGCAAAAATTAGAAAAATCAATTCCGATTGTCGTTGATCCAGTATTAGTGTTTAAAGAAGCCCATGCTCCTCAAATGGATGCAATTCGTACTTTTTATCTAGATCATTTGTTCCCACTGGCAACCGTAATTACACCTAATTTAGTTGAAGCAGAAATGTTAACCCAGCAAAAAATAAAGTCTCCAGCGGATTTAGTTCATAGTGCGCAAGTTTTAAAGCGAAATGGTGCTAAAAATATCGTAGTTAAAGGTGGTCGACGCTTGGACTCAAAGCAAGCCCTTGATGTTTTAGTTACCGAACGAAACGAAGTAGAAATATTGTCTGATCCAATCATTCTAAATAATTTCAATAATGGCGCAGGATGTACCTTTTCGGCGGCTATATTAAGTGAACTTGTCCAAAACCACAATATTATTCCGGCTGTCCAGCAAGCCAAAATATTTGTGAAAAATGGAATCTCCCATGGCATTGCGATTAAAAACAACCTGGGTAACGTTTGGCAAGGAGCAAATCGGCATGTATAA
- a CDS encoding ECF transporter S component, with protein sequence MYNLKPVYQKTIVAVIIALNIVINFFLRVPTPTGFISLVEVGIFLMAWLLGPKAGGVTGALTGFLIDLIAGYPQWMFFSLIIHGTEGLMIGYLNSQKQQWFTKLVSILCGGIIMISGYFISGIFLQLWNHATLKTALTIATADLFGNALQVLSGAIVALLLLPILRRALSQQTNILK encoded by the coding sequence ATGTATAATTTAAAACCTGTTTATCAAAAAACCATTGTGGCAGTTATAATTGCCTTAAATATTGTAATTAATTTCTTTTTACGTGTGCCAACACCAACCGGTTTTATTAGTTTAGTAGAAGTGGGTATTTTTCTAATGGCTTGGCTTCTGGGGCCAAAGGCAGGAGGAGTAACTGGTGCTTTGACCGGCTTTTTAATTGATCTAATCGCGGGTTACCCTCAATGGATGTTTTTTTCTTTAATCATTCATGGTACTGAGGGATTAATGATTGGTTATCTCAATTCACAAAAACAACAATGGTTTACTAAATTGGTAAGTATACTTTGCGGTGGAATTATCATGATTAGTGGATATTTTATTAGCGGCATATTTTTACAGCTTTGGAATCATGCCACTCTAAAAACAGCGCTGACCATAGCAACCGCCGATCTTTTTGGGAATGCCCTGCAAGTTTTAAGTGGAGCCATCGTTGCCTTGCTTTTGTTACCAATTCTTAGACGAGCATTAAGTCAGCAAACAAATATCTTGAAATAA
- a CDS encoding CynX/NimT family MFS transporter, with the protein MNSKIKNKYYTPKIGLLVAIILLGLMMRSPISAIPMILNQLAQRLHVVPEQLSILTTIPLVVFMLFSNFASNTANRLGLKKTVTLAAVLMTLGSIARVFPNFMLIILGTILIGIGIAHLNVLMPAVIMAFVPNQIALYTTTYSLSMMLGVALCNLTTVPLLQLGGINSVMLVLVGATLIALFVWAFVTRHLEPLGANKSQQLEQTTTLSNLTNHSEKVTLSPWRTWQAWPFLITFGCQSFLNYTFVAWMPALMAYHHVPSNQIGVIMSFNAFVTIIFSIIIPKLLVSLSNRGITLLMISNGTLGLISAAGFIFYQNTSNFLFWSLESIIYGLMIGGFFLSVMTLLALKTSRPSDTAQLSGMTQTGGYLIAALGPILYGVAFKANPTGMLQNIFFVGIIIIMTIMAVMMVNVKKFK; encoded by the coding sequence ATGAATTCAAAAATTAAAAATAAGTACTATACTCCTAAAATAGGGTTGTTAGTGGCGATTATTTTATTGGGCTTAATGATGCGAAGCCCAATTTCAGCCATCCCTATGATTTTAAATCAACTCGCTCAACGGCTACATGTTGTACCAGAGCAGCTCAGTATTTTAACAACTATCCCATTAGTGGTCTTTATGTTGTTTTCAAATTTTGCTTCTAATACGGCTAATCGCCTAGGCTTGAAAAAAACCGTAACCTTAGCAGCAGTGTTGATGACCTTAGGAAGTATCGCGCGTGTGTTTCCCAATTTTATGTTAATCATTTTAGGAACTATTTTAATCGGTATTGGAATTGCCCATTTAAATGTACTCATGCCCGCAGTGATTATGGCATTTGTACCAAATCAGATTGCGCTTTATACAACAACCTATTCCTTATCAATGATGTTAGGGGTTGCTTTATGCAATTTGACGACCGTCCCGTTACTGCAATTAGGTGGAATCAATAGCGTAATGTTAGTATTAGTCGGGGCTACCTTAATAGCATTATTCGTTTGGGCGTTTGTAACTCGCCATTTAGAGCCTTTGGGAGCCAATAAAAGTCAACAGCTCGAGCAAACAACGACGTTGTCGAATTTAACCAATCATTCTGAGAAAGTAACACTGAGTCCATGGCGAACTTGGCAGGCTTGGCCGTTCCTAATAACATTTGGGTGTCAATCGTTTTTGAATTATACTTTTGTTGCTTGGATGCCAGCGTTAATGGCGTATCATCATGTTCCCAGCAACCAAATTGGGGTCATCATGTCGTTTAATGCTTTTGTGACGATTATTTTTTCAATCATTATTCCCAAATTACTAGTTTCTTTGTCTAATCGGGGGATCACATTATTAATGATCAGTAATGGAACGCTTGGCTTAATAAGTGCCGCAGGCTTCATTTTTTACCAAAATACATCGAATTTTTTGTTTTGGTCCCTCGAGTCAATCATATATGGTTTAATGATTGGCGGGTTTTTCTTATCAGTTATGACATTGCTAGCTCTTAAAACTAGTCGTCCAAGTGATACCGCCCAATTATCTGGAATGACCCAGACCGGGGGGTATCTGATCGCAGCACTGGGACCTATCTTATATGGTGTGGCTTTCAAAGCAAACCCAACGGGAATGTTACAAAATATTTTTTTCGTTGGTATCATAATAATCATGACGATCATGGCAGTGATGATGGTCAACGTCAAAAAATTCAAATAA